From a single Mobula birostris isolate sMobBir1 chromosome 13, sMobBir1.hap1, whole genome shotgun sequence genomic region:
- the LOC140207602 gene encoding protein NLRC3-like, whose translation MERLEQAIEEGVEGISFMLMGEDHFTGREYQSVTELAEKGNQAGASKLLLDLVMEKGSGARRVMWASFVKLHHHLPKLSRILNEIRERGDGQFAYMDTDQDLSEVPTHLKDVRWKHMEILHGQTEKLRVNTILTQDKVKIFQLVDRYVELTVISTVRDQTLVEHELLARGRDHEEWREKHLRGKLEKIWIDQLFKRSFVQKLKSSFFGNKSGISAAVAGVPGIGKTTLVQKIVYDWATGKIYQLFQFVFSFKFRDLNSINCRINLRELILDQYPYFGNSLREVWKNPEGLLFIFDGLDEFKDRINFADSQRDTESQNVCPNPEFKCRVSDIVYSLIQHKLLPGCSVLVTTRPTALHLLEKADISVRAEILGFVGEERKEYFIKHFEDETVAAAVFKHVKKNEILYTMSCNPSYCCVLAQALGPFFTQRVRDPQRVPKTITQLYSYYTYNILKNHGRETENPRDVLLRVGQMAFRGVSEKKILFTDVDMINYNLHPSQFLSGLLMELLEREDSARSVVYTFPHLTIQEFVAAVAQFLDPHPRGILKFLTEARNTTDGRFEVFLRFIAGLSSPMTARGLEEFLGPFPHQTTCQVIDWVKEEVKRQIGNTECEAGKRSLLNTLHYLFESQNRGLAQDTLGSVETLSFSGMTLTPIDCAVLSHVIGLCDTIKHLNLAGCHIQCEGIQRLGPGLHKCQALRIGHNKLRDSGVKLVSAALRNPERKIQKLGLGGVGLTDSGAEDLISALSINPSLTELDLGWNSLTDRSIPALRDLILTLPSLDWIALRGNRFSETKWKELRSLLEPRPGLTVSV comes from the exons ATGGAGCGACTGGAGCAggcgattgaggagggtgtggagggaatcAGCTTCATGTTAATGGGCGAAGATCACTTCACTGGGCGAGAGTATCAG AGTGTGACTGAGCTCGCGGAGAAGGGAAACCAAGCGGGCGCATCCAAACTCCTCCTGGATCTGGTGATGGAGAAGGGCTCCGGGgcccggagggtgatgtgggCATCCTTTGTGAAACTACATCACCATTTACCGAAGCTGAGCAGGATATTGAATGAAATACGGGAACGTG GTGACGGCCAGTTCGCCTACATGGACACTGACCAAGATTTATCTGAAGTGCCCACGCATCTGAAAG ATGTTCGATGGAAGCACATGGAAATTCTGCACGGGCAAACAGAGAaactgagagtgaacacgataCTGACGCAGGACAAGGTGAAgattttccagctggttgatcgatacgttgagctcacggtcatttctactgttcgagatcagaccctggtggaacatgagctgctggcaagaggcagagaccacgaggagtggagagaaaaacatcTCCGCGGAAAGCTGGAAAAAATCTGGATTGATCAGTTATTCAAGAGGAGCTTTGTTCAAAAATTGAAAAGCTCTTTCTTTGGAAACAAATCCGGGATTTctgcagcagtggccggagtcccggggatcgggaaaacaacactggtacaaaagattgtatatgactgggccacggggaaaatataccaacTATTCCAGTTTGTCTTTAGTTTCAAATTCCGGGATTTAAACTCCATAAACTGCAGAATAAACCTGagggaactgattctggatcagtatccttactttgggaattccttgagagaggtctggaagaacccagaaGGATTGTTGTTTATATtcgatggtttggatgaattcaagGACAGGATCAATTTTGCTGACAGTCAGAGAGACACAGAATCACAGAATGTCTGCCCAAATCCTGAATTCAAATGCAGGGTGTcggacattgtgtacagtttaatccagcacaagctgctcccagggtgttcagtgctggtgaccacccgaCCCACAGCAttacatttattggaaaaggcaGACATCAGTGTCCGGGCTGAAATCCTaggatttgttggtgaggaacggaaggaatatttcatcaaACATTTTGAAGATGAGACggtggcagcagctgttttcaaacacgtgaagAAGAACGAGATCTTGTACACCATGAGCtgcaacccctcctactgctgtgTCCTCGCTCaggcactgggccccttcttcacacaaagagtcagggacccgcagcgagttcccaagaccatcacccaactgtaCTCCTACTATacttacaacatcctgaaaaaccacggccgtgagactgaaaacccccgtgatgtgttactcagggtcggtcagatggccttcagaggagtgtcCGAGAAGAAGATTCTGTTTACAGATGTAGATATGATCAACTACAATCTGCatccttcccagttcctgtccggattactgatggagcttttggagagagaggattctgcccggagcgtggtgtacacattcccacacctcaccatccaagagtttgtagctgcagtcgcacaattccTGGATCCACATCCCAGGGgtatcctgaaattcctcactgaagcccgCAACACGACTGATGGGcgatttgaggtatttctccgttttATTGCTGGTCTCTCCTCCCCAATGACAGCTCGGGGTCTGGAGGAatttctgggtccatttcctcatcaaacaacctgccaggtgattgactgggtgaaggaggaggttaaacgTCAGATTGGAAACACAGAGTGtgaagctggtaaaaggagcctcctgaacacattgcactacctgtttgagtctcagaatcgtggactggctcaggATACGCTGGGATCagtggaaacactttcattcagtggaatgacactgaccccgattgactgcgcggtcctgtctcatgtcatcggactctgtgatacaataaaacacctcAACCTGGCTGGctgccacattcagtgtgaaggaatccagcgaCTGGGACCAGGGCTGCACAAGTGCCAAGCTTTGAG AATTGGGCACAATAAACtgagagattcaggagtgaaactggtgtccgcggctctgaggaacccggagcgtaaaatacagaaactggg GCTGGGgggtgtcggtctcacagattctggtgccgaggatctcatcTCCGCTCTCAGTATAAACCCATCACTGACAGAGCTGGACCTGGGATGGAACTCGCTCACAGACCGATCTATCCCCGCTCTCCGAGacctcatactgaccctcccgagtcTGGATTGGATCGC gctgaggGGGAATCGGTTCAGTGAGACCAAGTGGAAGGAACTGAGATCTCTTCTGGAGCCCAGACCCGGACTGACAGTGTCCGtgtga